From a region of the Kwoniella mangroviensis CBS 8507 chromosome 1 map unlocalized Ctg01, whole genome shotgun sequence genome:
- a CDS encoding ATP-dependent RNA helicase DBP4 — MAFVDNKASSSKTAAGPKGKGGKGKPAQPRLKSNQAKRLKIDEELKELQAKVDSWIPPAEITLFNELPLSSRTLKGLKSSHFLNPTPIQQLAIPPALRGQDLLGSAKTGSGKTLAFLIPMLERLYLDKWGPMDGLGAVVISPTRELAVQTFNQLRDIGKYHNFSAGLVIGGKPLKEEQERLGRMNILIATPGRLLQHLDSTVGFESSGVKVLVLDEADRLLDLGFLPALRAIIGHLSPGISTSNPSTRPTRQTLLFSATQTKDLAALAKLSLYQPEYINCNKAGEEGVVPSNLEQYYAVVGLERKLDTLWGFVKSHLKMKGIVFVTSGKQVRFIFETFKRLHPGLPLMHLHGKQKQATRLTIFQKYSSSKHALLICTDVAARGLDFPAVDWVIQLDCPDDVDTYIHRIGRTARYQAGGHALTLLCPSEEQGMLDRLKEKMLDVKKIKIKQSKMGNLKQQMQNFAFREPEIKYLGQRAFISYMKSVHIQKDKSVFKLSELPAEAFAESLGLPGAPQIKFAEQKASKVRGGQKKDEIEKKDEEEVRVEERGVVGSDEESDEDEEESSEAGSDEEEEEDATDSADENEDGSANGSESDSSSVDKPKSAPAVRTKYDRMFERKNQSILTPHYSALVSHGEAEDEEEGDDDVFTLARMNHNLSDDDDEGSDGELLKVAEGKKDAGSGALVKGSEKPLISSDDLSKRKLKAATSKKSKLKTGGTGEKLIFDEVTGEFRNFYETGKDVENQFMSEAKRREYLEEQREKMKVANEVDKLVAKEKRNELKRKRKEREREMRKEYMSDEDADGPVAYIGGADHGDNSDIDERSPSPSPEPEVEVRNKKKRKNKFKPDVEEEVESKGRLEDDEELALRLLQGS, encoded by the exons ATACCTCCTGCCGAGATCACTCTGTTCAATGAgctacctctttcttcccgaactttgaaag GTCTCAAAAGCAGTCATTTCCTCAACCCTACACCTATCCAACAATTAGCCATTCCCCCCGCGCTCCGTGGCCAAGATCTTCTTGGTTCAGCCAAAACCGGATCAGGTAAAACCCTTGCCTTCCTCATACCAATGTTAGAGAGATTATACCTAGATAAATGGGGACCGATGGATGGTCTGGGAGCAGTAGTCATATCACCTACAAGGGAATTGGCCGTACAGACTTTCAATCAACTAAGGGATATCGGAAAATATCATAATTTCTCAGCTGGTTTGGTCATAGGTGGTAAACCACTCAAAGAGGAGCAGGAGAGATTGGGAAGGATGAATATCCTTATTGCTACTCCTGGTCGATTGCTGCAGCATTTAGATAGCACAGTCGGATTCGAATCTTCAGGTGTAAAGGTTCTAG TTTTGGACGAAGCGGATAGATTACTTGATTTGGGATTTCTTCCAGCCCTGAGAGCGATCATAGGTCATTTGTCCCCTGGTATTTCCACTTCGAACCCATCTACCAGACCCACACGTCAGACACTGTTGTTTTCGGCCACTCAAACGAAAGATCTAGCTGCATTGGCTAAATTATCGTTATATCAACCTGAATATATCAATTGTAATAAAGCTGGTGAAGAGGGCGTGGTACCTTCCAACTTGGAACAGTATTATGCTGTGGTTGGCCTCGAACGGAAATTGGATACATTATGGGGCTTTGTGAAGAGtcatttgaagatgaaagggattGTTTTCGTTACTTCGGGTAAACAG GTCcgattcatcttcgaaacGTTCAAAAGACTTCATCCCGGTCTACCATTAATGCATCTCCACGGAAAACAAAAGCAAGCCACGCGTCTAACGATCTTCCAGAAATACTCTAGTTCCAAACATGCCTTGTTGATCTGTACCGACGTTGCTGCTCGAGGTTTAGATTTCCCCGCGGTCGATTGGGTGATACAATTAGATTGTCCAGATGACGTCGATACGTACATTCACAGAATCGGACGAACGGCTCGATATCAAGCTGGAGGACATGCCCTGACGTTGTTGTGTCCCAGCGAGGAGCAAGGAATGTTAGATAGGCtcaaagagaagatgttggatgtTAAGAAAATAAAGATCAAACAGAGTAAAATGGGTAATCTGAAACAGCAAATGCAAAATTTCGCTTTTAGAGAACCTGAAATCAAATACCTAGGTCAAAGG GCATTCATCTCGTACATGAAATCGGTTCATATCCAAAAAGATAAGTCTGTTTTCAAATTATCAGAGTTGCCGGCCGAAGCTTTTGCGGAGAGTTTGGGATTACCTGGTGCACCACAGATTAAATTTGCGGAGCAGAAAGCTTCGAAAGTCCGAGGTggtcagaagaaggatgagattgagaaaaaggatgaggaggaagtgagaGTGGAAGAGAGAGGTGTAGTGGGAAGTGATGAGGAGtctgatgaggatgaagaagaatcaagtgAAGCAGGGagtgacgaggaggaggaggaggatgcTACAGACTCGGCcgatgaaaatgaagatggCAGTGCAAATGGAAGTGAGAGCGACTCTTCATCAGTTGACAAA CCTAAATCCGCCCCAGCAGTCCGAACAAAATACGATAGAATGTTCGAGCGAAAGAACCAATCTATTCTTACTCCCCATTATTCCGCCCTGGTCTCTCATGGCGAagccgaagatgaagaagagggggatGACGATGTGTTTACGTTGGCAAGGATGAACCATAATTTGTcggatgacgacgatgaaggaTCGGATGGTGAATTGCTAAAAGTAGCGGAAGGCAAAAAAGATGCTGGCAGTGGTGCCTTAGTAAAGGGATCAGAGAAACCTTTGATAAGTTCAGATGATCTATCAAAGAGGAAATTAAAAGCTGCCACCTCTAAaaaatcgaaattgaagaCAGGTGGTACAGGAGAGAAATTGATATTCGATGAAGTTACAGGAGAATTTAGGAATTTCTATGAGACTGGTAAAGATGTTGAAAACCAATTCATGTCAGAAGCTAAACGAAGGGAGTACTTGGAAGAACAAAGGGAGAAAATGAAAGTGGCCAATGAGGTTGATAAGCTTGTggcgaaggagaagaggaatgaattgaagaggaagaggaaagagagggagagagag ATGCGTAAAGAGTATATGTCTGACGAAGATGCCGATGGACCCGTGGCGTATATAGGAGGAGCAGACCATGGTGATAATTCGGATATCGACGAACGATCGCCTTCACCCTCACCTGAACCCGAAGTCGAAGTTAGGAataagaaaaagagaaagaacaaaTTCAAACctgatgttgaagaagaagttgaaagtaAAGGAAGGctggaggatgatgaagaattggcaTTGAGGTTGTTACAAGGTTCTTAG